One window from the genome of Crassostrea angulata isolate pt1a10 chromosome 2, ASM2561291v2, whole genome shotgun sequence encodes:
- the LOC128170524 gene encoding stabilin-2-like isoform X1 produces MLSFGWILIFLELFSLSSTLENIALNKPASQQHPYPDRPQWGADRAVDGLKSNLDILGEQCTISADKYLTSEWRVDLQEVLSIHHIFIQYRTGNVVWDKNNGYTSRFLGFSVYISNTTDKKDGTLCFKDTSYTRATIPNPTNITCFTHGRYVIYHNNRTQPEFPPGYSMNAYNELCEVEVYGCPELGYDGENCSSLCPEKCKDDQCYAGNKTCLSCVAGYIGSQCIEECDGGTFGARCINMCGKCAQNEHCHHINGSCMNGCDPGFYGHQCKKICETGKYGIDCQQRCSAFCHTSGICHHITGACKDGCKSGWKGTECLEVQDYGKTSTTLYVVIASLSVLVINNVVLVLYVILLCKHSKNQKKNKAYEQNKKENMFTQDTSGYDSVISRAEENYQELAIVTADR; encoded by the exons AAAACATTGCATTGAATAAGCCAGCATCGCAGCAGCATCCATATCCTGATAGACCACAGTGGGGAGCGGATCGTGCAGTCGACGGACTAAAATCTAATTTAGATATACTTGGTGAACAGTGCACAATATCAGCAGACAAATATCTCACATCAGAATGGCGGGTGGACCTGCAAGAAGTACTCAGTATACACcatatatttatacagtacAGGACGGGAAACGTTGTTTGGG ACAAAAATAACGGATACACCAGTAGATTCTTGGGATTTTCGGTATACATATCGAACACAACAGACAAAAAGGACGGGACATTATGTTTTAAGGACACCAGCTATACCAGAGCCACAATTCCCAATCCTACAAACATAACGTGTTTCACACATGGGAGATACGTCATCTACCACAACAATAGGACTCAGCCTGAGTTTCCTCCTGGGTATTCTATGAACGCATACAACGAGCTGTGTGAAGTAGAAGTGTACG GTTGTCCTGAGCTAGGATATGACGGAGAGAATTGCTCCTCACTGTGTCCAGAAAAGTGTAAAGATGACCAGTGTTACGCTGGAAATAAAACGTGTCTGAGTTGCGTTGCGGGTTACATTGGCTCACAATGCATTGAAG aaTGTGATGGAGGTACATTTGGTGCACGCTGTATCAACATGTGCGGAAAATGTGCACAGAATGAACATTGTCACCATATTAACGGCTCCTGTATGAATGGATGTGACCCAGGATTTTATGGACACCAATGCAAAAAGA TTTGTGAAACTGGTAAATATGGCATTGATTGCCAGCAGAGATGCAGTGCATTTTGCCATACGTCAGGGATTTGTCATCATATAACCGGGGCGTGTAAAGACGGTTGCAAAAGTGGATGGAAGGGAACAGAGTGCTTGGAAG TGCAGGATTATGGTAAAACGTCTACGACCCTGTATGTTGTGATAGCATCTCTCAGTGTCTTAGTTATAAATAATGTCGTACTAGTTCTCTACGTCATCCTACTGTG CAAACACAGTAAAAATCAAAAGAAGAACAAAGCATATGAACAGAACAAAAAGGAAAACATGTTTACACAGGATACAAGTGGGTACGATTCGGTGATTAGTCGAGCCGAAGAAAACTACCAGGAATTAGCAATAGTCACCGCCGATCGATGA
- the LOC128170524 gene encoding multiple epidermal growth factor-like domains protein 11 isoform X2 — MLLPTENIALNKPASQQHPYPDRPQWGADRAVDGLKSNLDILGEQCTISADKYLTSEWRVDLQEVLSIHHIFIQYRTGNVVWDKNNGYTSRFLGFSVYISNTTDKKDGTLCFKDTSYTRATIPNPTNITCFTHGRYVIYHNNRTQPEFPPGYSMNAYNELCEVEVYGCPELGYDGENCSSLCPEKCKDDQCYAGNKTCLSCVAGYIGSQCIEECDGGTFGARCINMCGKCAQNEHCHHINGSCMNGCDPGFYGHQCKKICETGKYGIDCQQRCSAFCHTSGICHHITGACKDGCKSGWKGTECLEVQDYGKTSTTLYVVIASLSVLVINNVVLVLYVILLCKHSKNQKKNKAYEQNKKENMFTQDTSGYDSVISRAEENYQELAIVTADR; from the exons AAAACATTGCATTGAATAAGCCAGCATCGCAGCAGCATCCATATCCTGATAGACCACAGTGGGGAGCGGATCGTGCAGTCGACGGACTAAAATCTAATTTAGATATACTTGGTGAACAGTGCACAATATCAGCAGACAAATATCTCACATCAGAATGGCGGGTGGACCTGCAAGAAGTACTCAGTATACACcatatatttatacagtacAGGACGGGAAACGTTGTTTGGG ACAAAAATAACGGATACACCAGTAGATTCTTGGGATTTTCGGTATACATATCGAACACAACAGACAAAAAGGACGGGACATTATGTTTTAAGGACACCAGCTATACCAGAGCCACAATTCCCAATCCTACAAACATAACGTGTTTCACACATGGGAGATACGTCATCTACCACAACAATAGGACTCAGCCTGAGTTTCCTCCTGGGTATTCTATGAACGCATACAACGAGCTGTGTGAAGTAGAAGTGTACG GTTGTCCTGAGCTAGGATATGACGGAGAGAATTGCTCCTCACTGTGTCCAGAAAAGTGTAAAGATGACCAGTGTTACGCTGGAAATAAAACGTGTCTGAGTTGCGTTGCGGGTTACATTGGCTCACAATGCATTGAAG aaTGTGATGGAGGTACATTTGGTGCACGCTGTATCAACATGTGCGGAAAATGTGCACAGAATGAACATTGTCACCATATTAACGGCTCCTGTATGAATGGATGTGACCCAGGATTTTATGGACACCAATGCAAAAAGA TTTGTGAAACTGGTAAATATGGCATTGATTGCCAGCAGAGATGCAGTGCATTTTGCCATACGTCAGGGATTTGTCATCATATAACCGGGGCGTGTAAAGACGGTTGCAAAAGTGGATGGAAGGGAACAGAGTGCTTGGAAG TGCAGGATTATGGTAAAACGTCTACGACCCTGTATGTTGTGATAGCATCTCTCAGTGTCTTAGTTATAAATAATGTCGTACTAGTTCTCTACGTCATCCTACTGTG CAAACACAGTAAAAATCAAAAGAAGAACAAAGCATATGAACAGAACAAAAAGGAAAACATGTTTACACAGGATACAAGTGGGTACGATTCGGTGATTAGTCGAGCCGAAGAAAACTACCAGGAATTAGCAATAGTCACCGCCGATCGATGA
- the LOC128170523 gene encoding platelet endothelial aggregation receptor 1-like isoform X1: MDSVWVLLICPGLLCFAENNEVNVAFNKSAWQKYPANNMEKFGAERAVDGLYSELSLYGGQCTMSEYGHSTATWHVDLGKVHKIAHIVMYFPYESLPQDRFNGFADRFLGFSVHISNTTDKEDGELCFVDTNYTMDTLPNPINITTQISGRYVIYYNNRTHPPFPSDYHPFAFSDLCEIQVYECKFGWFGPHCENRCSENCKVPGKCDWITGLCEGGCQAGWETPECDKKCDDGKYGLGCTEFCGNCSLIEIEEVEYGKCHHVDGFCKYGCNPGYYGDRCLQPCEPRRYGIGCYQRCSPFCNTPKCDFISGACVDGCKTDWEGMQCLELHDENRLPEDLSTYLYVIDGMIIAVVINSMVLVVYIIFLRRKRVQKMKNKEHGLNDVAFTIDQNRCISVITHKGNQYQEL; the protein is encoded by the exons ATGGATAGCGTCTGGGTTCTCTTAATTTGCCCTGGATTACTCTGTTTTGCAGAAAATAATG aaGTAAACGTCGCATTTAACAAATCAGCATGGCAGAAATACCCCGCAAACAACATGGAGAAGTTTGGAGCAGAGCGGGCCGTGGACGGACTGTATTCAGAACTATCTCTCTATGGAGGACAGTGTACAATGTCAGAATATGGGCATTCAACTGCCACATGGCATGTTGACTTGGGAAAAGTTCACAAGATAGCTCACATTGTAATGTATTTTCCTTATGaaa GTCTTCCGCAAGACAGATTTAATGGTTTCGCTGATAGATTTTTAGGATTTTCGGTTCATATATCGAATACAACCGACAAAGAAGACGGAGAGTTATGTTTCGTGGACACCAACTACACCATGGACACACTTCCTAATCCAATAAACATAACCACTCAAATAAGTGGAAGAtacgtcatctactacaacAACAGAACACACCCTCCATTTCCTTCTGACTATCATCCGTTTGCTTTCAGCGATCTTTGTGAAATTCAAGTGTATG AGTGTAAATTTGGGTGGTTTGGACCACACTGTGAGAATAGATGTAGTGAAAACTGTAAAGTTCCTGGGAAATGTGACTGGATAACGGGATTGTGTGAAGGAGGGTGCCAGGCTGGATGGGAAACCCCTGAATGTgataaaa AGTGTGATGACGGGAAGTATGGTCTTGGATGTACTGAATTCTGTGGCAACTGCAGCCTGATTGAAATAGAGGAGGTTGAATATGGGAAATGCCACCATGTTGACGGTTTCTGTAAATATGGATGCAATCCAGGATACTATGGAGATCGCTGTTTGCAAC CATGTGAACCAAGAAGATATGGTATAGGTTGTTACCAGAGATGTAGCCCGTTTTGTAACACTCCAAAGTGTGATTTTATAAGCGGTGCGTGCGTAGACGGGTGCAAAACTGACTGGGAAGGAATGCAGTGCCTAGAAT TACATGATGAGAATCGTCTGCCTGAAGACTTATCCACGTACCTATACGTCATTGATGGAATGATAATTGCTGTAGTAATTAACAGCATGGTTTTAGTCGTTTACATCATATTTCTGAG GAGAAAAAGGgtgcaaaaaatgaaaaataaagaacatGGTCTCAATGACGTTGCATTCACAATAGATCAAAACAGATGCATATCAGTTATAACTCACAAGGGAAATCAATATCAAGAACTATAG
- the LOC128170523 gene encoding platelet endothelial aggregation receptor 1-like isoform X2, translating into MEKFGAERAVDGLYSELSLYGGQCTMSEYGHSTATWHVDLGKVHKIAHIVMYFPYESLPQDRFNGFADRFLGFSVHISNTTDKEDGELCFVDTNYTMDTLPNPINITTQISGRYVIYYNNRTHPPFPSDYHPFAFSDLCEIQVYECKFGWFGPHCENRCSENCKVPGKCDWITGLCEGGCQAGWETPECDKKCDDGKYGLGCTEFCGNCSLIEIEEVEYGKCHHVDGFCKYGCNPGYYGDRCLQPCEPRRYGIGCYQRCSPFCNTPKCDFISGACVDGCKTDWEGMQCLELHDENRLPEDLSTYLYVIDGMIIAVVINSMVLVVYIIFLRRKRVQKMKNKEHGLNDVAFTIDQNRCISVITHKGNQYQEL; encoded by the exons ATGGAGAAGTTTGGAGCAGAGCGGGCCGTGGACGGACTGTATTCAGAACTATCTCTCTATGGAGGACAGTGTACAATGTCAGAATATGGGCATTCAACTGCCACATGGCATGTTGACTTGGGAAAAGTTCACAAGATAGCTCACATTGTAATGTATTTTCCTTATGaaa GTCTTCCGCAAGACAGATTTAATGGTTTCGCTGATAGATTTTTAGGATTTTCGGTTCATATATCGAATACAACCGACAAAGAAGACGGAGAGTTATGTTTCGTGGACACCAACTACACCATGGACACACTTCCTAATCCAATAAACATAACCACTCAAATAAGTGGAAGAtacgtcatctactacaacAACAGAACACACCCTCCATTTCCTTCTGACTATCATCCGTTTGCTTTCAGCGATCTTTGTGAAATTCAAGTGTATG AGTGTAAATTTGGGTGGTTTGGACCACACTGTGAGAATAGATGTAGTGAAAACTGTAAAGTTCCTGGGAAATGTGACTGGATAACGGGATTGTGTGAAGGAGGGTGCCAGGCTGGATGGGAAACCCCTGAATGTgataaaa AGTGTGATGACGGGAAGTATGGTCTTGGATGTACTGAATTCTGTGGCAACTGCAGCCTGATTGAAATAGAGGAGGTTGAATATGGGAAATGCCACCATGTTGACGGTTTCTGTAAATATGGATGCAATCCAGGATACTATGGAGATCGCTGTTTGCAAC CATGTGAACCAAGAAGATATGGTATAGGTTGTTACCAGAGATGTAGCCCGTTTTGTAACACTCCAAAGTGTGATTTTATAAGCGGTGCGTGCGTAGACGGGTGCAAAACTGACTGGGAAGGAATGCAGTGCCTAGAAT TACATGATGAGAATCGTCTGCCTGAAGACTTATCCACGTACCTATACGTCATTGATGGAATGATAATTGCTGTAGTAATTAACAGCATGGTTTTAGTCGTTTACATCATATTTCTGAG GAGAAAAAGGgtgcaaaaaatgaaaaataaagaacatGGTCTCAATGACGTTGCATTCACAATAGATCAAAACAGATGCATATCAGTTATAACTCACAAGGGAAATCAATATCAAGAACTATAG